The Opitutaceae bacterium genome has a window encoding:
- a CDS encoding SDR family oxidoreductase, whose translation TGRLYEKSPGLREKARESVPNRTLITAAEVGEQIAFLCDPANRHLVGAVHVMDGGLSLRRLLV comes from the coding sequence ACCGGGCGTCTCTATGAAAAAAGTCCCGGATTGCGGGAGAAGGCCCGTGAATCCGTGCCGAATCGGACCCTGATCACGGCCGCGGAAGTTGGAGAGCAGATTGCCTTTCTCTGCGACCCCGCCAACCGCCACCTGGTCGGCGCCGTTCACGTGATGGACGGCGGTCTGTCCCTCCGTCGTCTCCTGGTGTGA